The genomic stretch CCAGTAAGGCTGAAGGTGCTCACACCTCTGGTTGTGACCCAACTGAAGAGGAGATCAACAAGGATGGACAAGGAATTGCTGAGAATACCAATGTTACTAAGGATGTTAATGACATCGAAGATGATGAGCACACTAAGGTCAATACTAAAACAGGTACCAATATGGTAGACTTAGATGAGTAATCCGATAACAAGTTGCTTGCCTCCTTGAATCCAAGTGTAGCGAACAGGCTAATGACTAGTGGAAAAGGCAAAGTTGTTTTCCAAAGATCCCCTAAAAGGAGTGCACAAATGAAAATCCCTGTCAAAGACTCTGTCAGGAAGAAGAGTACCTCTGTTAGTCCTATCAAGAGTAGAGCTGTGGCTAAGAGTACAGGGGTTGGTCTATCAAAATCCAGGAGCAAGGTTGttccaaagaaaagaaaggagcgTGAAATTgttgaatctgagtctgatgGTGAAGTGGATGTTCCTGACATTCCATCAAGGAAGAAGCCTACAGCCAGCAAGCTTGCTGCTAGTATCCCTGAAGTTCCTATTGATAATGTGTCATTCCACTATGCCTCTAGTGCCAGCGGGGGGAAATATGTGCTCCAAAAGAGACTCGCTGTTGAAAGGGAATTGGCTCCAAATGCTCTTGAGAACAAGGAGGTCTTAGATCTAATTCAGGAAGCTGGATTATTGAAGACTGTTTGCAATCTTCCCAAGTGTTATAAGAAGCTGGTCAAAGAATTTGTGGTGAACCTATCTGAATATTGTGGAAATAGCAGGAGTGTGGACTTCAAAAAGGTGTTTGTGAGAGATAACATGGTTTGTCAAGTGATCACAGCCAAGCAGGTAAATAGTTGGCGCCTAAAAGAGAAACTAACTGCAAGTAAGCTGAGCATCAAGTATGCAATGCTTCACAATAGAGGAGCAGCTAATTGGGTACCAACGAATCACAAGTCCAGTATTTCAACTGTTCTCGGCAGATTTCAGTATGCTGTAGGAATAAAGGCAAAGTTTGATTATGGAACATATATTTTTTACCAAACTATGAAGCATGCTGGAATTTTTAGTATTAAGGGTCCAATTGCTTTTCCCCTCCTGTGTGGTATAATTCTGAATCAGTATCCAAACATTCTCAATGAACATGATGTAGTATGCAAAAGAGAAAGTCCCTTGGCCTTACAGTATAAACTGTTTCAGGGTAAGCATGTTCCAGACATTTTCATGACATCGGCTGAAACTTCCAAATCTGGAGCATCAGCCAGCAAAGCAGAAGTCATAGCGATGTTAAAAGAGACTTGCAAAGAGCTGGAATCTAAAAAGAtatcttttgaaaaaatgataAGTACTCTGGAAATGGACGAGAATGAGGAATGTGCAGATACTGAAGAGATGGCAGATAAAGATGAACAAGGgaaggaag from Vicia villosa cultivar HV-30 ecotype Madison, WI linkage group LG4, Vvil1.0, whole genome shotgun sequence encodes the following:
- the LOC131597452 gene encoding uncharacterized protein LOC131597452, translated to MTSGKGKVVFQRSPKRSAQMKIPVKDSVRKKSTSVSPIKSRAVAKSTGVGLSKSRSKVVPKKRKEREIVESESDGEVDVPDIPSRKKPTASKLAASIPEVPIDNVSFHYASSASGGKYVLQKRLAVERELAPNALENKEVLDLIQEAGLLKTVCNLPKCYKKLVKEFVVNLSEYCGNSRSVDFKKVFVRDNMVCQVITAKQVNSWRLKEKLTASKLSIKYAMLHNRGAANWVPTNHKSSISTVLGRFQYAVGIKAKFDYGTYIFYQTMKHAGIFSIKGPIAFPLLCGIILNQYPNILNEHDVVCKRESPLALQYKLFQGKHVPDIFMTSAETSKSGASASKAEVIAMLKETCKELESKKISFEKMISTLEMDENEECADTEEMADKDEQGKEGESEKELEKESAGPVDGSEKKSSANTSSGSDSGQ